Proteins co-encoded in one Arachis stenosperma cultivar V10309 chromosome 7, arast.V10309.gnm1.PFL2, whole genome shotgun sequence genomic window:
- the LOC130940327 gene encoding transcription termination factor MTEF1, chloroplastic-like: MTPAAVAAALRSSLSTISSHKPSPSTSTNNHVLLKPKLSLIHNNNHHHPVINPKLSLQFKEKILCLEIMGIDAGKALSQNPNLRTATMESIQSIISFLQSKGIHQKDLQRIFGMCPKILTSDIKKDLNPVFDFLLQDLRVPDHSFRRIVNKNPRLLTSSVMEQLKPALFYLKRLGFRDMAALSFQDSVLLVSNVERTLIPKLKYLESLGFSKDEARNMVLRCPALFTFSIENNFRPKFEYFATQMGRELKELKEFPHYFGFSLENRIKPRHMEAVKAGVNLPLSVMLKSTDEEFRELTGQNMR, from the coding sequence ATGACCCCAGCAGCCGTAGCAGCGGCTTTACGCTCTTCCCTCTCCACCATCTCTTCCCACAAACCATCGCCATCAACGTCAACCAACAACCATGTTCTGCTCAAACCCAAGCTAAGCCTCATCCATaacaacaaccaccaccacccaGTAATTAACCCAAAGCTCTCCCTCCAATTCAAAGAGAAGATCCTCTGCCTTGAGATAATGGGCATTGATGCAGGGAAAGCACTCTCCCAGAACCCTAACCTCCGTACAGCCACCATGGAATCCATTCAGTCCATAATCTCCTTCCTTCAATCCAAAGGCATCCACCAAAAAGACTTGCAAAGAATCTTTGGCATGTGTCCCAAGATCCTCACCTCTGACATCAAGAAAGATCTCAACCCAGTCTTTGATTTCCTCTTACAGGACCTCAGAGTCCCAGATCACAGCTTCAGGAGAATCGTCAACAAGAACCCAAGGTTGCTTACCTCAAGTGTTATGGAGCAGCTCAAACCAGCACTGTTCTACCTCAAGAGGCTTGGCTTCAGGGACATGGCAGCCTTGTCTTTTCAAGACTCTGTTCTTTTGGTTTCCAATGTGGAGAGGACACTAATTCCTAAGCTCAAGTATTTGGAGAGTTTGGGGTTTTCAAAAGATGAGGCTAGAAACATGGTTTTGAGGTGTCCAGCGTTGTTTACTTTCAGTATTGAGAATAACTTTCGGCCAAAGTTTGAGTACTTTGCTACACAAATGGGTAGGGAATTAAAGGAATTGAAGGAGTTTCCTCATTACTTTGGGTTTAGTTTGGAGAATAGAATAAAGCCTAGGCACATGGAAGCTGTAAAGGCTGGGGTTAATTTGCCTTTGTCAGTTATGCTTAAAAGCACTGATGAAGAATTTAGGGAGCTAACAGGTCAGAATATGAGATGA
- the LOC130940748 gene encoding L-type lectin-domain containing receptor kinase VIII.1: MSLLSFFTFFIFFFFTPSLASTEFDFGTLTLSSLKLLGDAHLNNGTVSLTRDLPVPNSGSGRALYSRPIRFRQPGNHSPASFRTFFSFSVTNLNPSSIGGGLAFVLSPDDDSLGDAGGSLGLAAAATKFVAVEFDTLMDAEFKDINGNHVGVDLNSMVSAKVFDLGFINVDLKSGDTVNAWIEFDGSTTVLTVWVSYSNLKPKDPILTMNLDADRYFNDFMYVGFSGSTQGSTEIHSVEWWSFSSFFPSSSAGAAAPPPPAVTLMNPGANSAGSSSSLSPPPSIAPSVAQKESKSSSCHNGLCKENLGAVAGVVTAGAFVLALFAGALIWVYSKKFKRVKKLDTLGSEIIKMPKQFSYKELKAATKCFNANRIIGHGAFGTVYKGVMPENGEIVAVKRCSHSSQGKNEFLSELSIIGTLRHRNLVRLQGWCHEKGEILLVYDLMPNGSLDKALFEARMPLPWSHRRKILLGVASALAYLHQECENQVIHRDIKTSNIMLDEGFNARLGDFGLARQTEHDKSPDATVAAGTMGYLAPEYLLTGKATEKTDVFSYGAVVLEVASGRRPIEKDATGAGKGGVSSNLVEWVWTLHREGRLLMAADPRLENEFDEAEMRRVLMVGLACSNSDPLARPSMRSVVQMLVGDAEVPIVPTTKPNTGLSTSHSQLLLSLQDSVSDIDGIITISTSTSENSFSGIDIV; encoded by the coding sequence ATGTCGCTTCTTTCCTTCTTCacattcttcatctttttcttcttcacacCCTCTCTTGCTTCCACCGAGTTTGACTTTGGAACCTTAACGCTCAGTTCTCTCAAGCTCCTCGGCGACGCTCACTTGAATAACGGAACCGTCAGCCTCACGCGCGACCTTCCCGTCCCCAACTCCGGCTCCGGCAGAGCCTTATATTCTCGTCCGATCAGATTCCGCCAACCGGGAAACCATTCTCCGGCCAGCTTCCGAACCTTCTTCTCATTTTCTGTAACCAatctcaacccttcatcaattggcGGCGGCCTTGCATTTGTCCTCTCGCCGGACGACGACTCCCTCGGCGACGCCGGCGGAAGTCTCGGCCTCGCCGCTGCCGCCACGAAGTTCGTCGCCGTTGAATTCGACACGTTAATGGACGCTGAGTTCAAGGACATTAACGGTAACCACGTCGGCGTGGACTTAAATAGCATGGTTTCGGCGAAGGTTTTCGACTTGGGATTCATCAATGTCGATCTCAAAAGCGGTGACACGGTGAACGCGTGGATCGAGTTCGATGGATCAACAACGGTTTTAACGGTTTGGGTCTCGTACTCGAATCTGAAACCGAAAGACCCCATTTTGACAATGAATCTTGACGCCGATCGATACTTCAACGATTTTATGTATGTAGGGTTTTCTGGTTCTACACAAGGAAGCACCGAGATTCACAGTGTTGAATGGTGGAGCTTTAGCTCTTTCTTTCCGTCGTCGTCGGCGGGGGCGGCGGCGCCGCCACCGCCGGCGGTTACTCTGATGAACCCGGGGGCTAATTCAGCTGGTTCTTCGTCGTCGTTGTCGCCACCGCCATCAATTGCGCCTTCAGTGGCACAAAAGGAGAGTAAGTCGTCTTCTTGCCACAATGGTTTGTGTAAAGAAAATTTGGGTGCGGTTGCCGGTGTTGTTACTGCTGGTGCTTTTGTTCTTGCTTTATTTGCTGGTGCTTTGATTTGGGTTTATTCTAAGAAATTCAAGCGTGTTAAGAAATTGGATACACTTGGTTCTGAGATTATTAAGATGCCTAAGCAGTTTAGTTATAAGGAGTTGAAGGCTGCTACTAAGTGTTTCAATGCTAATAGGATCATTGGTCATGGTGCTTTTGGTACTGTGTATAAAGGTGTTATGCCTGAGAATGGCGAAATTGTTGCAGTGAAGAGGTGTAGCCACAGTAGTCAAGGGAAGAATGAGTTCTTGTCTGAGTTGTCCATAATTGGAACCCTTCGGCACCGGAATCTTGTTAGGCTTCAGGGTTGGTGTCACGAGAAAGGCGAGATTTTGTTGGTGTATGACTTGATGCCTAATGGGAGTTTGGATAAGGCTTTGTTCGAGGCCCGGATGCCTCTGCCTTGGTCACACCGGAGAAAGATTTTATTGGGGGTGGCATCCGCATTGGCGTACTTGCATCAAGAGTGTGAGAATCAGGTTATTCATAGGGATATTAAGACTAGTAACATAATGTTGGATGAAGGGTTTAATGCCAGGTTGGGGGATTTTGGTTTGGCAAGGCAAACTGAGCATGATAAGTCTCCGGATGCCACAGTGGCGGCcggaacaatggggtacctggCGCCCGAGTATCTCCTTACTGGCAAAGCTACTGAGAAGACTGATGTGTTTAGTTACGGGGCGGTGGTCCTTGAGGTTGCTAGTGGGAGAAGACCAATAGAGAAAGATGCTACTGGGGCTGGAAAAGGCGGTGTTAGTAGCAATTTGGTGGAATGGGTTTGGACTTTGCATAGGGAAGGGAGGTTGCTAATGGCGGCAGATCCGAGACTCGAGAACGAATTCGACGAAGCAGAGATGAGGAGGGTGCTGATGGTTGGGCTAGCTTGCTCGAACTCGGACCCGTTGGCTCGGCCTTCGATGAGGAGTGTGGTTCAGATGCTGGTTGGTGATGCTGAAGTTCCTATTGTCCCAACAACAAAACCAAATACAGGTTTAAGTACCTCACACTCTCAACTCTTATTGAGCTTGCAAGATAGTGTATCTGACATTGACGGAATAATCACCATTTCTACCTCAACTTCAGAGAACAGCTTCAGTGGTATAGATATAGTCTGA